In the Pieris napi chromosome 19, ilPieNapi1.2, whole genome shotgun sequence genome, one interval contains:
- the LOC125059359 gene encoding UDP-glucosyltransferase 2-like, protein MFRMRRFIVVFLLSVLISKSYGARILAVIPTASISHQVVFRPLTQELARRGHEVTIITPNPAFSTEDRPVNLTEIDVHDVTYSYMKPSLEKLNERFGSRETIFNIIEGMTTMMRNFVEIQVQSEPVQTLINNTDKDYFDLLLIEACGRQYISFSHLFNAPVVLASSFGMMLGNAEIIGAPNHPFLYPPSMRRRLFNLTFWDKVSELYTHYRLMNFWYSQETKEREVYVKYFGKDMPTYDELYDKVDMLFLNIHPLWSNRQPLPPNVISMWGIHKNPEKTLPKELQSYLDSSKKGVIYLSFGSNVRSSQLPNETIQMFLNVFAKLPYEVLWKWETNELPGKTDNIKTAQWLPQSDLLRHPNIKLFITQGGLQSTDEALSAGVPLVGIPMFADQWYNVELYEYHKIGQALYMETITEEKLLHAIHTVIDNISYKENVIKLRELLNDQPESPLERSVWWIEYVLRHGGAKHLRAPNANMPMYEFYEIEFLLKLTALVLLSCTVLIATLYYMYLGLTLGLRKPKLKSC, encoded by the exons ATGTTCAGAATGCGCAGGTTTATTGTAGTGTTTCTATTGTCAGTGCTAATATCTAAAAGTTATGGTGCTAGAATTTTGGCCGTGATTCCAACTGCATCTATAAGTCATCAAGTAGTTTTCCGTCCTTTGACCCAAGAGCTAGCTAGGAGGGGTCATGAAGTCACCATCATCACTCCAAATCCAGCGTTCTCAACAGAAGATCGTCCGGTAAACTTGACAGAAATAGATGTGCACGATGTTACTTATTCGTACATGAAGCCAAGTTTAGAGAAACTCAATGAAAGATTCGGAAGCAgagaaacaatatttaacatCATTGAAGGTATGACAACGATGATGAGAAATTTTGTGGAAATACAAGTTCAATCGGAGCCAGTACAGACTCTGATCAATAATACAGATAAGGATTATTTTGATCTGTTACTTATTGAAGCATGTGGGAGGCAGTATATTTCGTtctcacatttatttaatgcgCCTGTTGTTCTTGCAAGCTCATTTGGTATGATGTTAGGTAATGCTGAGATTATCGGTGCTCCAAATCATCCATTTTTATATCCACCTTCTATGCGTCgacgtttatttaatttgacattttgGGACAAGGTGTCCGAATTGTATACCCATTATCGCCTAATGAATTTTTGGTATTCCCAAGAAACAAAGGAACGTGaagtttatgttaaatattttggtaAAGATATGCCAACATATGACGAATTATATGATAAGGTTGACATGCTTTTTTTGAACATTCATCCATTATGGAGTAATAGACAACCACTGCCGCCGAATGTGATTTCAATGTGGGGAATCCATAAGAACCCGGAAAAAACTCTTCCCAAG gagCTACAATCATATTTAGATTCTTCTAAAAAGggtgtaatatatttaagtttcgGTTCAAATGTTCGCTCCTCACAGTTGCCAAATGAAACAATACAGATGTTCCTAAATGTGTTTGCCAAATTACCTTATGAAGTCCTATGGAAATGGGAAACAAATGAACTTCCAGGAAAAACAGACAATATCAAAACAGCGCAGTGGCTACCGCAATCGGATCTTTTAA GGCatccaaatataaaattatttataacgcAAGGAGGATTACAATCAACAGATGAAGCACTTAGTGCCGGAGTTCCACTTGTCGGCATACCAATGTTTGCTGACCAATGGTACAATGTTGAATTGTACGAATATCATAAAATTGGTCAGGCGCTTTATATGGAAACAATAACTGAAGAAAAACTATTACATGCTATACATACTGTCATTGATAATATAAG TTACAAAGAAAACGTAATAAAACTTCGTGAATTATTGAATGATCAACCAGAGAGTCCTTTAGAGAGATCAGTGTGGTGGATAGAATACGTCCTGAGGCATGGTGGGGCGAAGCATCTACGGGCACCGAATGCTAACATGCCCATGTACGAGTTCTatgaaatagaatttttacttaaattaacgGCGCTGGTACTTTTATCCTGTACAGTACTTATTGCAactttgtattatatgtatttaggaTTAACTTTAGGCTTACGTAAGCCTAAACTTAAAtcttgttaa
- the LOC125059378 gene encoding UDP-glycosyltransferase UGT5-like yields the protein MYTLTILVLSYVLTVTNTARILAVFPTPSVSHQVVFRPLMQELARRGHDLTIITPDPIYSTANSPKNFTEIDVRDVSYRVIKESFTYNVKLGKKSDIFAQIESFIAMNTKLASVQLRHQRIQDLINGQEKFDLIFIEAWQTHAYYYSHIFKAPVILISSYGMFGNEDIAVGAATHPFLFPILVQQRTYNLTFWEKAEELYKNLFLRRLWSSMEIDDCNLWRQILGKNVPDFKEINNNIDMMFVNVHPMWISNQPLPPNVITIWGIYKNQRKPLPTELQNYLDSSKNGVIYLSFGSNVLSSILSPDRIRLFVRVFAKLKYDVLWKWEKTELPGKSENIKISKWLPQSDLLRHPNVKLFITQGGLQSTDEAITAGVPTIGVPMLGDQWFNSEKYVYFKIGMKLDMESLTEEELETAIHTVINDTRYRENTVKLRSLMEDQPQSALDRAVWWTEYVLRHGGAKHLRSANANMSWIEYYEVEFVLKLASLILLSLALVVAVFYFIYISFVTKQKLKKY from the exons ATGTATACTCTAACAATTTTGGTATTATCGTATGTATTGACAGTAACAAATACAGCAAGGATCCTCGCGGTATTTCCAACTCCATCTGTAAGCCATCAAGTTGTATTTAGACCATTAATGCAAGAATTAGCAAGACGAGGACATGATCTAACAATCATAACACCAGATCCGATATACTCTACCGCCAACTCTCCAAAAAACTTTACAGAAATAGATGTTCGTGATGTATCATACAGAGTCATAAAGGAAAGTTTTACATACAATGTTAAATTGGGAAAGAAATCTGATATATTCGCACAGATTGAGAGTTTTATAGCTATGAATACTAAGTTGGCATCTGTTCAATTAAGGCATCAACGAATTCAAGATCTAATCAACGGACAAgaaaaatttgatttgatattCATCGAAGCCTGGCAAACACacgcttattattattctcacATATTTAAAGCTccagtaatattaataagttcATACGGTATGTTTGGAAATGAAGATATTGCTGTAGGTGCTGCAACGCACCCGTTTTTGTTTCCAATACTAGTTCAACAAAGAACATATAATCTTACATTTTGGGAGAAAGCTGAAGAGTTATACAAAAACTTATTTCTTCGAAGACTATGGTCATCAATGGAAATAGATGATTGTAATCTTTGGCGACAGATCTTGGGAAAAAATGTGCCTGATTTCAaggaaatcaataataatattgatatgatGTTTGTGAACGTTCATCCAATGTGGATAAGTAACCAACCTCTACCGCCTAATGTCATTACAATTTGgggtatttataaaaaccaaagAAAACCTTTACCTACG gagcttcaaaattatctcgACTCATCCAAAAACGGCGTGATTTACTTAAGTTTTGGTTCCAACGTTCTCTCGTCAATTTTATCTCCTGATAGGATACGATTATTTGTTCGGGTGTTTGCTAAATTAAAGTACGATGTATTATGGAAATGGGAAAAAACAGAACTACCCGGTAAATCGGAAAACATCAAGATATCAAAATGGCTGCCACAATCAGATTTATTAA GACATCCAAATGTAAAACTGTTCATCACGCAAGGTGGTTTGCAGTCTACTGACGAGGCTATAACTGCTGGTGTACCAACAATAGGAGTGCCGATGCTTGGAGACCAGTGGTTTAATtcagaaaaatatgtttatttcaaaattggtATGAAACTTGACATGGAGTCCCTCACTGAAGAAGAATTAGAAACAGCTATTCATACTGTTATAAATGATACCAG GTACAGGGAAAACACAGTAAAACTCCGGTCACTCATGGAGGATCAGCCACAGAGTGCATTAGATCGCGCAGTGTGGTGGACAGAGTATGTGCTGCGCCACGGAGGCGCGAAGCACCTTCGATCTGCGAATGCTAATATGTCCTGGATTGAGTACTATGAAGTAGAATTTGTACTAAAATTAGCATCTCTTATTCTGCTTTCATTGGCGCTAGTCGTAGCGGTTTTTTACTTCATATATATCAGTTTTGTAACGAAGcagaaactaaaaaaatattaa
- the LOC125059358 gene encoding UDP-glucosyltransferase 2-like, which produces MFRMRRFILVFLLSVLISKSYGARILAVIPTASISHQVVFRPLTQELARRGHDVTIITPNPAFTKEDSPENLTEIDVHDVTYSYMKPSLEKLNERFGSRETIFNVIEGMTTMMRNFVEIQVQSEPVQTLINNTDKDYFDLLLIEACGRQYISFSHLFNAPVILGSSFGMMLGNAEIIGAPNHPFLYPSSFLTTLPRLMNLTFWDKVSELYTQYRLMNFWYSQETKEREVYVKYFGEDMPTYDELFNKVDMLFLNIHPLWSNRQPLPPNVVSMWGIHKNPEKPLPKELQSYLDSSKRGVVYLSFGSNARSSQLPKETIQMFLNVFAKLPYEVLWKWETNELPGKTDNVKTAQWLPQSDLLRHPNIKLFITQGGLQSTDEALSAGVPLVGIPMLGDQWYNVGLYEYHKIGQALYMETITEEKLLHAIHTVIDNISYKENVIKLRELLNDQPESPLERSVWWIEYVLRHGGAKHLRAPNANMPMYEFYEIEFLLKLTALVLLSCVVIIATLYYMYLGLTSGLRKPKLKSC; this is translated from the exons ATGTTCAGAATGCGCAGGTTTATTTTAGTGTTTCTCTTGTCAGTGCTAATATCTAAAAGTTATGGTGCTAGAATTTTAGCCGTGATTCCAACTGCGTCTATAAGTCATCAAGTAGTTTTCCGTCCTTTGACTCAAGAGCTAGCTAGGAGGGGTCATGATGTCACCATCATCACTCCAAATCCAGCGTTCACAAAAGAAGACAGTCCGGAAAACTTGACAGAAATAGATGTGCACGATGTTACTTATTCGTATATGAAGCCAAGTTTAGAGAAACTCAATGAAAGATTCGGAAGCAgagaaacaatatttaacgTCATAGAAGGTATGACAACGATGATGAGAAATTTTGTGGAAATACAAGTTCAATCGGAGCCAGTACAGACTCTGATCAATAATACAGATAAGGATTATTTTGATCTGTTACTCATTGAAGCATGTGGGAGGCAGTATATTTCGTTCTCACATTTATTTAACGCGCCTGTTATTCTTGGAAGCTCGTTTGGTATGATGTTAGGTAATGCTGAGATTATCGGTGCTCCAAATCATCCATTTTTATATCCATCTTCGTTTCTTACCACTTTACCACGTTTAATGAATTTGACATTTTGGGACAAGGTGTCCGAACTGTATACCCAATATCGCCTAATGAATTTTTGGTATTCCCAAGAAACAAAGGAACGTGaagtttatgttaaatattttggtgAAGATATGCCAACATATGacgaattatttaataaggtTGACATGCTTTTTTTGAACATTCATCCATTATGGAGTAATAGACAACCACTGCCGCCGAATGTGGTTTCAATGTGGGGAATCCATAAGAACCCGGAAAAGCCTCTTCCCAAG GAGTTACAATCATATTTAGATTCTTCTAAAAGGGGTGTggtttatttaagttttggtTCAAATGCTCGCTCCTCACAGTTGCCAAAAGAAACAATACAGATGTTCCTAAATGTGTTTGCCAAATTACCTTATGAAGTCCTATGGAAATGGGAAACAAATGAACTTCCAGGAAAAACAGACAATGTTAAAACAGCTCAGTGGCTACCGCAATCGGATCTTTTAA GGCatccaaatataaaattatttataacgcAAGGAGGATTACAATCAACAGATGAAGCACTCAGTGCCGGAGTACCACTTGTCGGTATACCAATGCTTGGTGATCAATGGTACAATGTTGGATTGTACGAATATCATAAAATTGGTCAGGCGCTTTATATGGAAACAATAACTGAAGAAAAACTATTACATGCTATACATACTGTCATTGATAATATAAG TTACAAAGAAAACGTAATAAAACTTCGTGAATTATTGAATGATCAACCAGAGAGTCCTTTAGAGAGATCAGTGTGGTGGATAGAATACGTCCTGAGGCATGGTGGGGCGAAGCATCTACGGGCACCGAATGCGAACATGCCCATGTACGAGTTCTatgaaatagaatttttacttaaattaacgGCGCTGGTACTTTTATCCTGTGTAGTAATTATTGCAactttgtattatatgtatttaggaTTAACTTCAGGCTTACGTAAGCCTAAACTTAAAtcttgttaa